The nucleotide window CCACCGCTCCAGCAAACTGTATTTGATTATTTTCGCGATTCCAGCAATCGGCGTCCATCATTACTGCCGTGATTCCAATTTCTTCTAGTTTAAGGTATTTCATCCTACTAGCCGAACCGAACTATGAAATGCCCACAAATACCGGTTTAAATATCAGGAGTACACCCTAATGATTTGGGACCATTATTCAGTTTACTCGATAAGAATCCACCTTAATGAAAATAGTTCAAAAAGAGATAGTAGTAGTTCTGAGCCACCGCTGACGAGCCTGGTTTTCTTCCCGGTTCTTTGAACTAAGCTCAGTGCGAAAAAAAGATATCTCTTTCCAATTCATTTTAGCCCTCTAGTTTGTCACTTGTCCCTTCTGCTTCCAGAATTTCATGGCTTCTTGTTTTTGCTGTTTTTTTCATTGATTTTGGTagtttaaattctattttatttggAATTCATGTTTTCAGTTAACAATGAAGGCGTTTGAAGTTGGTGGAACCACCCTTTGTCTTGCCCTTTTCAGCGATGTTACTAATTCTAAgtaagttattttatttctgTTATCTTTATAACAAATCAAGTAGTTCTTTGTAACTTTGTTGTAAATGGTGTTTAAACTTTAAAGGAcctatctttttaaaaatttatggtCCATATTGACTTGGATGTAAGTTGAGGTTTCACCATTATGTTTAAGGTATATGTAGACAGGTTGCACATACAAAGAGATGCTTAAgttgaagtttctctaattttttcttttttccctttaaagATTCAATGCTTCAGTTAATCGGATATCTAGCAATGTGATTAACTTGGAAAACTGGAAGTCCTATTTGTTATAGATATGGAAAAGATGCAAGGGTAAATGCATTTGAAGAAAAATTTCTCTGTTTATTTCTGAACTTATTGAAGACTTGTAAATGGAGATGAGCCTATGGTTTATTTAGAAGTAAGAGATGCGTATAAAAGCTGGTGTAAGTCTATAAATGAGCTTCTACCTGCTTGGTTGATTTATTGACTTGTGTTGTTGCTAATATGTTTTTCTTCACTGCTAAAAAGTGTACATGTTCCTTCCGTTTTTGGACTGAGAAATGGCTCCATGACTGTCGTGGATATGAATATGTCACAGATAGACAAGCTTACTACTTTCTAGTCACTTTTTTCTGCTTTTGGATTGGACTACCAAAGAGCTATCATGGGGGACTATAAGTTTAGTTTTTTCGatctgttttctttttttctcatgaAGAGTTAAGGGGGAAGCATTATTAAGTTTGTAAAATATACATGGTATACCAGAACTCTTAACTTCAATGAATGGTTTCGCTGTCTATGACTTGtaaagttgggttctttattcaTTGCATTGCAGTTTAGTAGTTTGTTCACTTGGAACTAATGGAAAAAAGACACTTGAGACATCAAGTGCAGCCATTATGAAGATATGTGCCATACTCATTAGTCATGTCATGTCTGCCGTTGTCTCATGTTTCTGCAGAGATTTGTCCATCCTGAAGAACTATTTACTGATCCTGTAGAATATAGCATTTACAAATTTTTTGGACTGTTAACGAGATTCTTTCCACGATGGCTAAGTATTGTTCAGAAGTATTTCTTGCACAATTTTTTGGTAAATCCTTGGTTACTTTGAAGGATATGGTACTTCTAAAAGTTTCAGGAAATGAATTGGTTGCCTGGAAAAGCTATCCGGGTGTAGAAAAATGGACATGGTACTTTGACGAAGAGAATGAAATTCTAAGCTCAATGTTAAGTTTTGGACGCTTAGGCCTAAGCTTGAAAAGATATCGCGTAACTTGGTTATGAGCCTGTAACCTACATTATATATGGAGAGAATTAATGTCAGACATTTATTCCTAACTAAGTAAATGACTACATCAGCAGAAGTGAATTATTAGTATTAGAGAAATAAGTTATGCTTCAAACAAAAGTACATTACTTGATAAGTTTTAAACAAATCTAAGTGATTCATCTTTTGCAGAGAACTATTGGACTTAATGCAGTCTGCAACACTGGAGCCAGAAGTAGCGTTTCTGAATGCATCACTTGTAAGCACACTCTCTTCACTCATTCTCAAAGCTCACTCACTAGTTGTGCTCTGTGCATTTCAGCTGATTTCATCTTTGGGCATATTTCAACAGATCCCCGATGTATTTCCTGTTTTAGCAGCTGCACACAAGACACTTGTAGCTAAATCACGGGATTCACTGACTACACGGACCCTCCATTCTGAGCTTGTTTACAACTTCTCGGGATCTAAGCATGTAAGAACCTCTAAGGCTTTTGAAATATAATGGATTTATCTTTTTGTGGTCAATTTACATTTTACTTGGCTTTATCATAGTAGATTTCAGAGTCTTTGAAAAGATGTGGTATCGCAGACAACACAAGCTACATCCTGGCAGCACGCTTTGGTGCTTCGGCTGATGAGGTAAGGCGACAATATTATGTCACCAAAgctgatttttttgttttttttcctgaCAGTAATGGTGTGCTCTTACTCTGTAACTAGATGGTGGCCATAGAAAAACTCATAAAGGGCAATGAGATTGACCTGAAGGAATTGGAACAAAGAATAAACCAGGCTCAGATTCAAAAGGTGGGTGCTGGGTGAAGTTGTCTTTCCAAGTGGTTTATAGAGTATTGTTGATGGTCGTCATGCTTCCTTTCTTTATAATGAATTTTAATAATTCGAATTTCTGACAGCATTACAAGATATCTAATCTGGAGCTGGAGATATCGTCACTTGCAGATGCTATAACCTGCAGAATTGCTGCCAGAGACGCTTTATAAGCATTGCACGCCTATGACACTctttatttcatctttttatgTGTAAACTATTATGTCAGAATCTCGACAATAACTTTCCAAACCTTGTGTTAAAATACCCATTTGCTACTCTGACCGTTCAATAGACATTACAAACCTCCCCTCATGCTGTTGCGATTGTTTTAACTTTGGTTTGCTTGTGTTCAACGTCTTGAGAGACTCT belongs to Solanum stenotomum isolate F172 chromosome 1, ASM1918654v1, whole genome shotgun sequence and includes:
- the LOC125864997 gene encoding uncharacterized protein LOC125864997: MKAFEVGGTTLCLALFSDVTNSKELLDLMQSATLEPEVAFLNASLIPDVFPVLAAAHKTLVAKSRDSLTTRTLHSELVYNFSGSKHISESLKRCGIADNTSYILAARFGASADEMVAIEKLIKGNEIDLKELEQRINQAQIQKHYKISNLELEISSLADAITCRIAARDAL